The following proteins are encoded in a genomic region of Cyclonatronum proteinivorum:
- a CDS encoding tetratricopeptide repeat protein yields the protein MKHFSAVFPALFFSMMMSLLLLSCSREAEPGTELSSEALRLEQIAVAENRFRTLMLENPDSPEFRPQARFLAEEYRMFAYRYPEHSMAPEMLFLAANLFADALDEPGQAVALFRQLAQEWPDTPQAERSLFLAGYTYHHLLGEPDNAREMYARLIEAFPESDLREAAQDDMALIGTDPMELLRNFQQAEGEN from the coding sequence ATGAAGCACTTCTCTGCTGTTTTTCCGGCTTTATTTTTTAGTATGATGATGAGCCTGTTGCTCCTGTCGTGCAGTCGTGAAGCTGAACCCGGTACCGAACTTTCCTCAGAAGCCCTTCGGCTTGAACAGATTGCGGTTGCCGAAAACCGCTTCAGAACGCTCATGCTTGAAAACCCGGACAGCCCGGAGTTTCGGCCGCAGGCCCGCTTTCTGGCCGAAGAGTACCGGATGTTCGCCTACCGCTACCCCGAGCACAGCATGGCACCGGAAATGCTGTTTCTGGCCGCCAACCTCTTTGCCGACGCCCTCGATGAGCCGGGTCAGGCTGTTGCACTGTTCCGGCAGCTTGCCCAGGAATGGCCCGATACGCCACAGGCCGAACGCAGCCTGTTTCTGGCCGGCTACACCTATCATCATCTGCTCGGTGAGCCCGATAATGCCCGCGAAATGTACGCCCGTCTGATCGAAGCCTTCCCCGAAAGCGATCTGCGCGAAGCTGCCCAAGACGATATGGCCCTTATCGGCACAGATCCCATGGAACTGCTTCGCAATTTTCAGCAAGCCGAGGGCGAAAACTAA
- a CDS encoding low molecular weight protein-tyrosine-phosphatase — translation MSLKGFPPLRPITRKDPYKMVFVCLGNICRSPTAEGVMQHLVNEAGFGSYFEIDSAGTAAYHTGEPANSKSRAIAEKHGVQLLGRARKFKSFDLDHFDLILVMDHENHDNVLRLCRTDEQREKVQMLRDYDPQPGDGQVPDPYYGGLDGFEEVFQIVKRSCEQLLFKLKSQVSV, via the coding sequence ATGTCATTAAAAGGATTTCCGCCCCTTCGCCCCATCACCCGAAAAGATCCCTACAAAATGGTGTTTGTCTGTCTTGGCAACATCTGCCGCAGCCCGACCGCTGAGGGGGTCATGCAGCACCTGGTAAATGAAGCCGGCTTTGGCAGCTATTTCGAAATTGATTCCGCCGGCACGGCCGCCTATCATACCGGCGAGCCGGCCAACAGCAAGAGCCGCGCCATTGCCGAAAAACACGGCGTGCAGCTGCTGGGGCGGGCGCGTAAGTTCAAAAGCTTCGACCTGGATCACTTCGATCTGATTCTGGTGATGGATCACGAAAACCACGACAATGTGCTTCGCCTGTGCCGTACCGACGAACAGCGCGAAAAGGTACAAATGCTGCGCGATTATGATCCGCAGCCCGGCGACGGACAGGTCCCCGACCCCTACTATGGCGGACTCGACGGCTTTGAAGAAGTCTTTCAGATCGTGAAGCGAAGCTGCGAACAGCTGCTGTTTAAACTCAAATCGCAGGTTTCTGTCTGA
- the ileS gene encoding isoleucine--tRNA ligase — translation MGAKFTEVKNVDFPKLELEVLEFWKKRNIFEKSISTREDGIPFTFYEGPPTANGRPGIHHVMARTVKDLFCRYKTIKGYKVNRKAGWDTHGLPVEIEVEKKLGLKGRAQVEAFGIAEYNARCRESVLEYKDLWDELTRRMGYWVDLSDPYITFKNEYIESVWWALGKLFEKGLLYKGYKIQWYSPGSGTVLSSHEVSLGYKMVQDPSAYVKFRLDEDANTYFLAWTTTPWTLISNMLLAVKDDLTYVQIRVAGKDGEPEFLVLVKDRLSVIKEEYEVVREMKGAALVGKTYQPVYDYALNKYGKDAAWRVVSADFVTTEDGTGIVHLAPAFGADDFNVCKEHDIPLFNPVTKDGAFDQSAEIVAGAWFKDADKTIVRDLKERGFLYRQETYDHNYPHDWRKGTPLISYPVESWFIRTTAYKDRMIELNNTINWKPASTGTGRFGSWLENNVDWAISRQRFWGTPLPIWVNDRNPEDVVFVDSIKMLREKAGIPKDQELDLHRPFIDEFTWDAEDGGTYRRIPDLVDVWLDSGAMPFSQWHYPFENNHIFKESFPADFIAEGVDQTRGWFYTLHALATMLFDKPAYQNVVSNGLVLDKAGEKMAKSKGNAVDPFEVIRKYGADTVRWYMMSNTPPWENLKFAEAGLQETQRKLFNTVMNTYSFLALYANIDEWTYNGAPIPVADRPEMDRWIISRMNTTIKEVDTYFDEYDPTRAAREVEQFVEDLSNWYIRRNRRRFWKEGKSLDKTAAYQTLFECLASLSKLMSPIAPFFSEWLYRQLYKVHKMEEESVHLSFYPTVEETSIDKSLEYRMHQARLISSLVLRIRNKIAVNVRQPLSRIILPTQSAAHQDAVERVKAIILDEVNVKKLEYVDDDSGIVSKSAKPNYPVVGARLGKKMKAAAKRISALTNDEINAYEAKGSIELEIENEQLTFQKNDILIIRDGLKGWEVETEEGITVAADTNLSEDLIREGLAREIINRVQNMRKEADYDVTDRIRLTIVGDEQTAKAVESMKAYIKQETLSEEIHSVADSTDDFEKEWEIADQKVLIAIKRKPN, via the coding sequence ATGGGTGCCAAATTCACCGAAGTAAAAAACGTCGATTTTCCAAAGCTGGAGCTCGAAGTACTCGAATTCTGGAAGAAGCGCAACATTTTTGAGAAAAGCATTTCGACCCGTGAGGACGGAATTCCCTTCACATTCTATGAGGGACCGCCTACAGCCAACGGGCGCCCCGGGATTCATCACGTGATGGCCCGGACGGTAAAAGATTTATTTTGCCGCTATAAGACAATCAAAGGCTACAAAGTGAACCGCAAAGCCGGCTGGGATACGCACGGTTTACCGGTTGAAATTGAGGTGGAGAAAAAGCTGGGTCTCAAAGGCCGCGCACAGGTTGAAGCGTTTGGAATTGCCGAATACAATGCGCGCTGCCGCGAAAGCGTACTCGAATACAAGGATTTATGGGATGAACTCACGCGCCGCATGGGCTACTGGGTTGACCTCAGCGATCCGTACATCACCTTTAAAAACGAGTACATTGAATCGGTTTGGTGGGCATTGGGCAAGCTGTTCGAAAAAGGCTTGCTCTATAAAGGCTACAAAATTCAATGGTACTCGCCGGGCAGCGGCACCGTGCTGAGTTCACATGAAGTGAGTCTCGGTTATAAAATGGTGCAGGACCCCTCAGCCTATGTGAAATTCCGCCTCGACGAGGACGCCAATACCTACTTCCTGGCCTGGACGACAACGCCCTGGACGCTCATTTCCAACATGTTGCTCGCTGTTAAGGACGACCTCACCTATGTGCAGATCCGCGTTGCCGGAAAAGATGGCGAGCCCGAGTTCCTAGTGCTGGTGAAAGACCGCCTTAGTGTTATTAAAGAAGAGTATGAAGTAGTGCGCGAAATGAAAGGCGCAGCGCTCGTAGGCAAGACCTATCAGCCGGTTTACGACTACGCCCTCAATAAATATGGGAAAGATGCCGCCTGGCGCGTGGTTTCAGCCGATTTTGTGACAACCGAAGATGGTACCGGTATTGTGCACCTTGCCCCCGCCTTCGGTGCCGATGACTTCAACGTCTGCAAAGAACATGACATCCCGCTTTTCAACCCCGTAACCAAAGACGGCGCCTTTGATCAATCCGCCGAAATTGTGGCCGGCGCGTGGTTTAAAGACGCCGACAAAACCATCGTCCGCGACCTGAAAGAGCGCGGCTTCCTGTACCGTCAGGAAACCTACGATCACAACTACCCGCACGACTGGCGCAAAGGTACGCCGCTGATTTCCTATCCGGTCGAATCTTGGTTTATCCGCACAACGGCCTACAAAGACCGGATGATTGAGCTGAACAATACCATCAACTGGAAGCCTGCGAGCACGGGAACCGGGCGTTTCGGAAGCTGGCTCGAAAACAATGTGGACTGGGCGATTTCACGGCAGCGGTTCTGGGGCACGCCCCTGCCCATCTGGGTAAACGACCGCAATCCCGAAGATGTCGTTTTTGTGGATTCCATCAAAATGCTGAGGGAAAAAGCAGGCATCCCCAAGGATCAGGAACTCGATCTGCACCGCCCCTTCATTGATGAGTTTACCTGGGATGCCGAAGACGGCGGGACCTATCGCCGCATTCCGGACCTCGTTGATGTCTGGCTCGACTCCGGTGCCATGCCTTTCTCACAGTGGCACTACCCGTTCGAGAACAATCACATCTTCAAAGAAAGCTTCCCCGCTGACTTTATCGCCGAAGGCGTGGATCAGACCCGCGGCTGGTTCTATACCCTGCACGCGCTCGCGACCATGCTGTTCGATAAGCCCGCCTATCAGAATGTGGTATCCAACGGTCTGGTGCTTGATAAAGCCGGCGAGAAAATGGCTAAAAGTAAAGGCAATGCTGTTGATCCGTTTGAAGTCATCCGCAAATACGGCGCGGATACCGTCCGCTGGTACATGATGAGCAACACGCCGCCCTGGGAAAACCTCAAGTTTGCCGAGGCCGGGTTACAGGAAACGCAGCGTAAGCTCTTCAACACGGTGATGAACACCTACTCTTTCCTGGCTCTGTACGCCAACATCGATGAATGGACCTACAATGGCGCCCCCATCCCGGTAGCCGACCGGCCTGAGATGGATCGCTGGATTATCTCCCGCATGAACACGACCATTAAAGAGGTGGATACCTACTTTGATGAGTACGACCCGACCCGCGCAGCCCGTGAAGTCGAGCAGTTTGTGGAAGACCTCAGCAACTGGTACATCCGCCGCAACCGCCGCCGGTTTTGGAAAGAAGGCAAGAGCCTCGATAAAACCGCGGCCTATCAAACGCTGTTTGAATGCCTGGCAAGCCTCAGCAAGCTCATGAGCCCGATTGCGCCTTTCTTCAGCGAGTGGCTGTATCGTCAGCTGTATAAAGTGCACAAAATGGAGGAGGAGTCCGTGCACCTTTCCTTCTACCCGACGGTTGAGGAAACGTCCATCGATAAATCGCTCGAATATCGCATGCATCAGGCCCGCCTCATCAGTTCGCTTGTGCTGCGCATCCGTAACAAGATTGCCGTAAATGTGCGTCAGCCGCTCTCCCGCATCATCCTGCCGACACAGAGCGCCGCGCATCAGGACGCAGTTGAGCGCGTGAAAGCCATCATCCTGGATGAGGTGAACGTGAAAAAGCTCGAATACGTGGATGATGACTCCGGTATCGTGAGCAAGAGTGCTAAGCCGAACTATCCCGTAGTAGGGGCAAGGCTCGGAAAGAAAATGAAGGCTGCCGCCAAGCGTATATCCGCCTTAACCAACGACGAAATAAACGCTTACGAAGCCAAAGGATCGATTGAGCTGGAGATTGAGAATGAACAGCTTACCTTCCAAAAAAATGATATTTTGATTATCAGAGATGGTCTCAAAGGTTGGGAGGTAGAAACAGAAGAAGGTATAACTGTTGCTGCCGATACCAACCTCAGCGAAGATTTGATCCGTGAGGGATTGGCGCGCGAAATTATCAATCGCGTACAGAATATGCGCAAAGAGGCCGACTATGATGTCACCGACCGGATTCGACTGACCATTGTTGGTGACGAACAAACCGCCAAAGCGGTCGAAAGCATGAAAGCCTACATAAAGCAGGAAACCCTGTCTGAGGAAATACACTCAGTTGCTGACAGCACTGACGATTTCGAGAAAGAATGGGAAATTGCCGACCAAAAAGTTTTAATTGCCATTAAACGTAAACCCAACTGA